A section of the Spirosoma pollinicola genome encodes:
- the rplM gene encoding 50S ribosomal protein L13 — protein sequence MNTLSYKTISANKETVQKEWIVVDAQGEVLGRLASNIARLIRGKHKTNFTPHVDCGDNVIVINADKVRLTGAKMTDKVYVRHTGYPGGQRFASPRLLLEKHPERVIEHAVKGMLPKNRLGRRLYTNLYVYAGGQHPHEAQQPTAVKF from the coding sequence GTGAATACGCTCAGTTACAAAACCATCTCTGCCAACAAAGAAACGGTGCAGAAGGAATGGATTGTGGTTGACGCTCAGGGTGAGGTGCTCGGTCGGCTGGCCAGCAACATCGCACGTCTGATTCGCGGCAAACACAAAACCAACTTCACTCCACACGTTGACTGCGGAGATAACGTGATTGTCATCAATGCCGATAAGGTTCGCCTTACAGGTGCCAAGATGACCGACAAAGTCTACGTCCGCCACACAGGCTATCCTGGTGGTCAACGGTTCGCATCGCCCCGGTTGCTGCTTGAAAAACATCCAGAGCGCGTTATCGAACACGCCGTAAAAGGTATGTTACCGAAAAATCGGCTTGGTCGTCGGCTGTACACCAACCTGTACGTTTACGCTGGTGGTCAACACCCGC